Part of the Haloarcula laminariae genome is shown below.
TGTAGGTCGTCAGCCCCTCCAGGCCGACGGGCCCGCGGGCGTGAATCTTGCCCGTCGAGATGCCGACCTCGGCGCCGAGGCCGTAGCGGTAGCCGTCGGCAAAGCGGGTCGAGGCGTTGTGGAAGACGCTGGCGGCGTCGATGCCGGTCATGAACGTCTCGGCGGCGTCGGCGTCCTCGGTGACGATGGACTCGGTGTGTTTCGAGCCGTTCTCGTTGATGTGGTCGACGGCGTCGTAGACGTCCTCGACGACCTTGATGGCGAGTTCGAGGTCGCCGTACTCCGCGCGCCAGTCGTCGTCGGTGACAGGGTCGACGTCGACGACCTCGCGGGTCGCTTCGTCGCCCCGAAGGGTAACGCCCTCCTCGCGGTAGCGCTCCACGGCGCCCGGGAGGAAGTCGGCGGCCACGGCCTCGTTGACCAGCAGCGTCTCGACGGCGTTACAGACCGCGGGGTACTGGACCTTCGCGTCCAGCGCGATGTCCTCGGCCATCGCCAGGTCGGCCGCCTCGTCGACGTAGACGTGACAGACGCCCTCGGTGTGTCCGAGCACCGGAATCTGTGTGTTCTCCTCGATGTAGGAGACGAACTCAGAGGAGCCACGGGGCATCACGAGGTCGACCATGTCGTCCATCGAAAGCAGGCGGTCGACCTCCTCGTGGGCCTCGATGAGGGTGGCCCAGCCCTCGGGCAGGTCGGCCGCGGCGTCCATGATGGTCTCGTACAGCACCCGGTTGGACTCGCTGGCCTCGCTGCCGCCCTTGAGGATGACGGCGTTGCCGGATTTGAGCGCCAGGGCGGCTATCTGGACCAGCGCGTCGGGCCGGGACTCGAAGATGGTGCCGACGACACCGATGGGGACCGAGAGCTTGTACAGTTCGAGGTCCTCGTCCAGTTCCCTGGCAGCGAGGGTCTCCCCCAGCGGGTCGTCCTGTCCGGCGACGGACTCGACCATCCCGGCGATGCTTTCTAGCTTCCCCTCGTCGAGTTTGAGCCGGTCGACCAGCGCCTGCGTGTACTCGCCCTCGGCGAGCATGGCCTCGGCCTCCTCGACGTCGGTCTCGTTGGCCGCGAGGATGGCCTCGCTGTTCTCGCGGATGGCGTCGGCGATGTCGGCGAGGGTGGCGTTTCGCCGCGCCTCGTCGACGTTCGCGAGCCGCAGCGCGGCCCGGTTGGCCTGTCGAACCTGTTCGTGTGTGTCTGTCTCAGTCATCTACCTCTCCGTTGATAGGGACGAATATTGTGCCCACCGATTCCGCGTCGGCGACCCTTCGGAGCACGTCCGGCTCGGCCGACCCCGCGATGACCGCGGGGATGCCGTGTTCGGCCACGTCGCGGGCGCCGCGGACCTTGGTCCGGATGCCGCCGAAGCCGCCGGTGGCGCTCTCGCTGACGATGTCCTCGACGGCCCCGTAGTTGCGGCCGACGGCCTCGATGCGCTCGGCCCCGGAATCCTCCTTCGGGTTGCCGGTGTAGACGCCGTCGACGTCGGTGAGCGTCACCAGCAGGTCGACCTCGACGCCGACGGCGATAGAGGCCGATATCATGTCGTTGTCGCCGATGCGGAGCTCCTCGGTGGCGATGGCGTCGTTCTCGTTGATTATCGGGACGATGCCCCAGTCCAGCAGGGTCTCGACCGTGTTGCGGAAGTTGGTGAACCGCTCGGGGTTGTCGAGGTCGTGTTCGGTGATGAGAATCTGGGCGACTTTCCGGTCGTAGCGCTCGAAGCTCTCGGTGTACCGGCGCATCAGGTGGCTCTGGCCGACCGTCGAGAGCGCCTGGGACTCCTCCAGGGTCCCAGTGTCCTGACCCACCCCGACGCGACCGATACCGGCCCCGACCGCGCCCGAGGAGACCAGCAGGACCTCCTTGCCCCGCGAGAGCAGGTCCTCGATGTCGTCGACCAGCTTGTCGAGCTTGGCGTCGTCGAGGTTCGACTCGTCGTCGGTCAGGGAGTTCGTCCCGGCCTTGACGATGACCCGCTCGGCGTCGGCGGCCAGCGTCCGGGTCGCGGCGAGCGTCCCGTCGGAGACGCCGTCACTCATCGTCGAAGTCGGCCGCCAGCTCCTCCGAACGGCGTTCGGCGGCGGCGACGGCGTCTTTCAGCGCCGTGTCGGCGTCGCTGTCCCACAGCACTTCCATGCCCTCGATGGTCGTCCCGTTGGGCGAGCAGACCGCGTCGATGAGCTCGTCGGCCGAGCGGTCGTCCCGCAGCACCGTCTCGGCGGCGCCCTTGAACGTCTGGGCGGCCAGTGTCTGGGCCTCCTCGTGGTCGAGTCCGCCCGCGACGCCGGCCTCGGTCATGGCCTTGATGAAATAGAAGACGAAGGCCGGCCCGCTCCCGTTGACCGCCGTGGCGATGTCCATCCGCGACTCCTCGATTTCGGCGAACTCGCCGACGTCCGCCAGCAGGGCGCGGACCTCGTCGGTGAGGTCACCGGTCGCGGCGGCGGCCATGTCGCGCGTCTCGGCTGCGAGGTTCGGCATGATGCGTACGACGCGGGCGTCGGTGCGGGCCTGGACGAAGTCGGTGGGGACGCCGGCGGCGATGGTGACGAGCGTCTGGTCGGCCGAGAGGTCGAGGTCCGCGAGGACGGCCTCGACGATGTCGGGCTTGACCGCGACGAAGACCACGTCCGCCTCGGCCGCTTTCGAGATGTCGTCGGTCGTCTCGTCGGCGTAGTCGGCCACCGCGGCGAGCGCGTCCGGGTCCAGGTCACACGCGACGATAGTGTGTCCCCCGGCCTTCGAGAGCCCGGTGACCAGCGCACTGCCCATGTTCCCGCAACCGATGACGCTCGTATGTACCATTGGTAGTAGCTCAACACACGAACGACAGATAGTAACTACGTTTTCCTCCGGCGACGTGGCGCGAACCAGCCGGAGTGGTGTGCCACGGTCCGTACACGGTCGGGACGAGCTCCGAGAGCCCGTCTCACCCGCCCGCCGGCGCGGCCGCGCTGGCGAGCCGGCAGTGTACGGCGTCGGTTCCGCCGCCGGAACCGCGCGTGGTCCCGCCAGCGGTCGACGGGTAAGCGGGGGCGCCGCTCCGTCCGGGTAGCGTTACCGACCGTTCCAGTCTTCCAGGGCCTCGACGACGGGCATATCGAGCCACTCCTGGCCTTCCAGAGGCAGGTCGTCGCTCGAAACCACCCGCCGCTGTGGGTCGTACCGGACCAGTCCGGCGGCCGAGAGCGGCGGGATATCGACGTGGTGGAGCCGTACCTTGGCGCGCTCGCGCTCGGACTCCGTGACCGCCTCGGTCGACTGCTCCGCCCCGTCCGCGGCGAGTTGGCCGGCGAGCCAGTCGAGCGGGACCGCGCCGTCGGCCTCGCTTACCCGTGCGAGCAGGACTCGTCGGCGGCGGCTGCCAAGGAGGTCGAACGGGTTACCCGCGTCGTCGGCGAGTGGCGGTTTTGATAGCATCACATAGAGGGACGCCGCGTATCGGCATGAGTTCCCTGCCGGAAGAATCAGAGCCGCAAGTGGTACCGACGGTCGGCACCGCTGGTCCGTGCCGCGGGCGGTGTAACCGATTCCCCTTTAATGCCGGCGGCGAATAAGCCCGGTATGGAACGGTTCGCCGCGGTCGACGACCAGTACGACCCCGAGAGCGTGGAGTCGGGGGTCTTCGACTACTGGGACGACGTCGACGCCTACGAGCAGACCAAGCAGCACCGGGCCGACGGGGAGGACTTCTTCTTCGTCGACGGGCCGCCCTACACCTCCGGGGCCGCCCACATGGGGACGACCTGGAACAAGACGCTGAAGGACTGCTACATCCGCTATCTCCGCATGCAGGGGTACGACGTGACCGACCGGCCGGGCTACGACATGCACGGCCTCCCCATCGAGACCAAGGTCGAGGAGCGCCTGGACTTCGAGAACAAGAAGGACATCGAGGAGTTCGGCGAGGAGAACTTCATCCAGGAGTGCAAATCCTTCGCCAACGAGCAGTTAGAGGGACTCCAGAGCGACTTCCAGGACTTCGGCGTCTGGATGGACTGGGACGACCCCTACAAGACGCTCTCGCCGGAGTACATGGAGTCGGCCTGGTGGGGGTTCCAGCAGGCCCACGAGCGCGGGCTGGTC
Proteins encoded:
- a CDS encoding glutamate-5-semialdehyde dehydrogenase gives rise to the protein MTETDTHEQVRQANRAALRLANVDEARRNATLADIADAIRENSEAILAANETDVEEAEAMLAEGEYTQALVDRLKLDEGKLESIAGMVESVAGQDDPLGETLAARELDEDLELYKLSVPIGVVGTIFESRPDALVQIAALALKSGNAVILKGGSEASESNRVLYETIMDAAADLPEGWATLIEAHEEVDRLLSMDDMVDLVMPRGSSEFVSYIEENTQIPVLGHTEGVCHVYVDEAADLAMAEDIALDAKVQYPAVCNAVETLLVNEAVAADFLPGAVERYREEGVTLRGDEATREVVDVDPVTDDDWRAEYGDLELAIKVVEDVYDAVDHINENGSKHTESIVTEDADAAETFMTGIDAASVFHNASTRFADGYRYGLGAEVGISTGKIHARGPVGLEGLTTYKYYLEGDGQLVASYAGEDALPFTHREFDGEWTPGQLADE
- the proB gene encoding glutamate 5-kinase; amino-acid sequence: MSDGVSDGTLAATRTLAADAERVIVKAGTNSLTDDESNLDDAKLDKLVDDIEDLLSRGKEVLLVSSGAVGAGIGRVGVGQDTGTLEESQALSTVGQSHLMRRYTESFERYDRKVAQILITEHDLDNPERFTNFRNTVETLLDWGIVPIINENDAIATEELRIGDNDMISASIAVGVEVDLLVTLTDVDGVYTGNPKEDSGAERIEAVGRNYGAVEDIVSESATGGFGGIRTKVRGARDVAEHGIPAVIAGSAEPDVLRRVADAESVGTIFVPINGEVDD
- the proC gene encoding pyrroline-5-carboxylate reductase, whose amino-acid sequence is MVHTSVIGCGNMGSALVTGLSKAGGHTIVACDLDPDALAAVADYADETTDDISKAAEADVVFVAVKPDIVEAVLADLDLSADQTLVTIAAGVPTDFVQARTDARVVRIMPNLAAETRDMAAAATGDLTDEVRALLADVGEFAEIEESRMDIATAVNGSGPAFVFYFIKAMTEAGVAGGLDHEEAQTLAAQTFKGAAETVLRDDRSADELIDAVCSPNGTTIEGMEVLWDSDADTALKDAVAAAERRSEELAADFDDE
- a CDS encoding DUF7344 domain-containing protein, which produces MLSKPPLADDAGNPFDLLGSRRRRVLLARVSEADGAVPLDWLAGQLAADGAEQSTEAVTESERERAKVRLHHVDIPPLSAAGLVRYDPQRRVVSSDDLPLEGQEWLDMPVVEALEDWNGR